A window from Lepus europaeus isolate LE1 chromosome 20, mLepTim1.pri, whole genome shotgun sequence encodes these proteins:
- the YJU2B gene encoding probable splicing factor YJU2B gives MGERKGVNKYYPPDFNPKKHGSLNRYHNSHPLRERARKLSQGILIIRFEMPYNIWCDGCKNHIGMGVRYNAEKKKVGNYYTTPIYRFRMKCHLCVNYIEMQTDPANCDYVIVSGAQRKEERWDMVDNEQVLPTEHETKQKLETDAMFRLEHGEADRGALRKALPTLSHIQEAQSAWKDDFALNSTLRRKFREKKKALQEEEQRDQALQAKASLAIPLVPETEADRRLAALLRFHTPDSYEDRQKLKRSEIISRSWFASPSGSGSSSSSSPGSSPGPGAGGGSSKASSVLRKLAQSRRPTPAAITVEDLGIVRRRSRDVPGSHQPAAETPKPGEPRGAAQDRPAGARDCPQETADNPKTAGAEGQAREAAPSPSSLSSSLVADYSGSESE, from the exons ATG GGGGAACGGAAAGGCGTGAACAAGTACTACCCGCCTGATTTCAACCCCAAGAAG CATGGCTCGCTCAACCGTTACCACAACAGCCACCCGCTTCGGGAGCGGGCGCGGAAGCTGTCACAGGGCATCCTCATCATTCG GTTCGAGATGCCTTACAACATCTGGTGTGACGGCTGCAAGAACCACATTGGCATGG gTGTACGTTACAACGCGGAGAAGAAGAAAGTGGGCAACTACTACACGACCCCCATCTACAG gTTCCGGATGAAATGCCACCTGTGCGTCAACTACATCGAGATGCAGACGGACCCCGCCAACTGCGACTACGTGATCGTGAGTGGCGCCCAGCGCAAGGAGGAGCGCTGGGACATGGTGGACAACGAGCAGGTGCTGCCCACAG AGCACGAGACGAAGCAGAAGCTGGAGACGGACGCCATGTTCCGGCTGGAGCACGGTGAAGCCGACCGCGGCGCGCTCAGGAAGGCCCTGCCGACCCTCAGCCACATCCAGGAGGCCCAGAGCGCCTGGAAGGACGACTTCGCGCTCAACAGCACGCTCCGCAGGAAGTTCCGG GAGAAGAAGAAAGCCCttcaggaggaggagcagcgggACCAGGCGCTGCAGGCCAAGGCCAGCCTGGCCATCCCGCTGGTGCCCGAGACGGAGGCCGACCGCAGGCTGGCCGCCCTGCTCCGCTTCCACACCCCGGACT CCTACGAGGACCGGCAGAAGCTCAAGCGGTCCGAGATCATCAGCCGCTCCTGGTTCGCCTCGCCGtccggctccggctccagctccagctccagccccggttccagccccggccctggcgccggcggcggcagcagcaagGCCAGCAGTGTTCTCAGGAAGCTGGCCCAGAGCCGCAGGCCCACGCCCGCCGCCATCACCGTGGAGGACCTGGGCATCGTGCGGCGGAGGTCGCGGGACGTGCCCGGGAGCCACCAGCCCGCGGCCGAGACCCCCAAGCCTGGGGAACCGCGGGGGGCGGCTCAGgacaggcccgcgggcgcccgAGACTGTCCTCAGGAGACTGCTGACAACCCCAAGACCGCGGGCGCTGAGGGCCAGGCCCGGGaggcggcccccagccccagcagcctcagctcctccctcGTGGCCGACTACTCGGGCTCCGAGAGTGAGTGA
- the MRI1 gene encoding methylthioribose-1-phosphate isomerase produces the protein MALEAIRYSRGSLQILDQLLLPEQSRYEAVESVRQAWEAIRAMKVRGAPAIALVGCLSLAVELQAGAGGPGLAALVDFVRERLRFLVSARPTAVNMARAAHDLADAAAREAGQEGATEEAVRDRVIRYAEDMLDRDLRDNRRIGDLGARHLLERAAPGGGKVTVLTHCNTGALATAGYGTALGVIRSLHSLGRLERAFCTETRPYNQGARLTAFELVHERIPATLITDSAAAAAMARGGVSAVVVGADRVVANGDTANKVGTYQLAIAAKHHGIPFYVAAPSCSCDLGLESGGDIEIEERPGQELTDWCGVRVAAPGVAVWNPAFDVTPHELITGGIVTELGVFTPEQLRTALSSTPTLAEPPPQ, from the exons ATGGCGTTGGAGGCGATCCGCTACTCCAGGGGCTCCCTGCAGATCCTCGACCAGCTGCTGCTGCCCGAGCAGAGCCGCTACGAGGCGGTGGAGTCGGTGCGCCAGGCCTGGGAGGCCATCCGCGCCATGAAG GTGCGCGGCGCCCCGGCCATCGCCCTCGTGGGCTGCCTCAGCCTGGCCGTGGAGCTGCAGGCCGGCGCGGGCGGCCCGGGGCTCGCCGCGCTCGTGGACTTCGTGCGCGAACGGCTCCGCTTCCTCGTCTCCGCCCGGCCCACCGCCGTCAACATGGCCCGCGCCGCGCACGACCTGGCGGACGCCGCGGCCCGCGAGGCCGGGCAGGAGGGCGCCACGGAGGAGGCGGTCCGGGACAG AGTGATCCGCTACGCTGAGGACATGCTGGACAGAGACCTCCGAGACAACCGGCGCATCGGTGACCTGGGGGCCCGCCACCTGCTGGAGCGGGCGGCCCCCGGGGGCGGCAAGGTGACCGTGTTGACCCACTGCAACACCGGGGCGCTGGCCACGGCCGGCTACGGCACGGCCCTGG GCGTGATCCGCTCGCTGCACAGCCTGGGCCGCCTGGAGCGCGCCTTCTGCACGGAGACGCGGCCCTACAACCAGGGGGCGCGGCTGACGGCCTTCGAGCTGGTCCACGAGCGCATCCCCGCCACGCTCATCACTGACAGCGCGGCGGCGGCCGCCATGGCCCGCGGGGGCGTGTCTG CCGTCGTCGTGGGAGCTGACCGCGTGGTGGCCAACGGCGACACGGCCAACAAGGTGGGCACCTACCAGCTGGCCATCGCCGCCAAGCACCACGGGATCCCCTTCTACGTGGCcgcccccagctgctcctgtgACCTGGGGCTGGAGTCCGGCGGGGACATCGAAATCGAGGAGCGCCCGGGCCAGGAGCTGACCGACTGGTGCGGCGTCCGAGTCGCGGCGCCCG GGGTCGCCGTCTGGAACCCCGCCTTCGACGTCACCCCACACGAGCTCATCACGGGCGGCATCGTCACGGAGCTGGGCGTCTTCACGCCCGAGCAGTTGCGCACCGCCCtgagctccacccccaccctagccGAGCCCCCGCcgcagtaa
- the ZSWIM4 gene encoding LOW QUALITY PROTEIN: zinc finger SWIM domain-containing protein 4 (The sequence of the model RefSeq protein was modified relative to this genomic sequence to represent the inferred CDS: inserted 1 base in 1 codon) → MDPPAAKRSRGCPAGPEEREAGAGAARGRGRPEALLDLSAKRVAESWAFEQVEERFSRVPEPVQKRIVFWSFPRSEREICMYSSLGCQPPEGEPDARVPFTRGLHLLQSGAVDRVLQVGFHLSGNVREPGGPGEPERLYHVSISFDRCKITAVSCGCDRRDLFYCAHVVALSLHRIRHARQVELRLPISETLSQMNRDQLQKFVQYLISAHHTEVLPTAQRLADEILLLGSEINLVHGAPDPTAGAGIEDANCWHLDEEQIQEQVKQLLANGGYYGASQQLRSMFGKVREMLRMRDSNGARMLILMTEQFLQDPRLALWRQQGAGMTDKCRQLWDELGALWVCVVLSPHCKPEERVGWLQLLSTWDKLDLCPLEEGNYSFDGPSLQPTAAPGPGSKEEEEEEEEAASTTPRHTVFRRALQAGQLHWGDGHLQRILASDSYGPSLTGSVGAERLAFDPQGRPLWLSEPFPTACARVDTLRAHGYPRQALRLAGAIVNTLRVQRRQQLDSYKQQKKELLQKGATCITNAEGWVGHPLDPIGCLCRALLEACCLEEETLALYPDPGSEKRKVAYQHVPVPGSPGESYLALALEVALLGLGQQRALPEGLYAQDKVVRNEEQLLALLDQVDLDERLVQVLRKQAGLLLEGGPFSGFGEVLLRESVPMHTCARYLFTALLSHDPELAYRLALRAMRLPVLEQAFAAGEPHPTPLDSTDSSRFPRWFILGHLETRQCELASTMLTAAKGDPKWLHAVLGSIQQNIHSPALLFKLAQDACKTATPASAPPDATLLGIALELGLQVMRMTLNTMTWRRREMVRWLVSCATEIGPQALMNIMQNWYTLFTPVEAATIVAVTGTTHTTLLRLQLDTAQREELWACARTLALQCAMKDPQNCALPALTLCEKNRAAFEAAYQIVLDAAAGGLGHAHLFTVARYMEHRGLPLRAYKLATLALAQLSIAFNQDSHPAGNDVLWACXLSHSLGRHELSALVPLLIRSIQCAPMLSDILRRWTLSAPGLGPLGARRAAKPLGADRAPLCQLLDAAVAAYITTSHSRLTHISPRHYGDFIEFLGKARETFLLAPDGHLQFTQFLENLKQTYKGKKKLMLLVRERFG, encoded by the exons atGGACCCCCCCGCGGCCAAGCGCAGCCGGGGCTGCCCCGCGGGACCGGAGGAGCGCGAGGCCGGGGCCGGAGCTGCGCGAGGCCGCGGCAGGCCCGAGGCGCTGCTGGACCTCAGCGCCAAAAGAGTGGCCGAGAGCTGGGCCTTCGAGCAG GTGGAGGAGCGGTTCTCCCGGGTGCCCGAGCCCGTGCAGAAGCGCATTGTGTTCTGGTCATTTCCGCGCAGCGAGCGGGAGATATGCATGTACTCGTCGCTCGGCTGCCAGCCCCCGGAGGGCGAGCCGGACGCCCGCGTGCCCTTCACCCgcgggctgcacctgctccagagCGGGGCGGTGGACCGCGTGCTGCAAGTGG GCTTCCACCTGAGCGGCAACGTGCGGGAGCCGGGGGGCCCCGGGGAGCCCGAGCGCCTCTACCACGTGTCCATCAGCTTCGACCGCTGCAAGATCACGGCGGTGAGCTGCGGCTGCGACAGGCGCGACCTCTTCTACTGCGCCCACGTGGTGGCGCTGTCGCTGCACCGCATCCGCCACGCGCGGCAGGTGGAGCTGCGGCTGCCCATCTCCGAGACGCTGTCGCAGATGAACCGGGACCAGCTGCAGAAGTTCGTGCAGTACCTCATCAGCGCCCACCACACCGAGGTGCTGCCCACCGCCCAGCGCCTGGCCGACGAGATCCTGCTGCTGGGCTCTGAGATCAACCTGGTGCACG GCGCCCCCGACCCCACGGCGGGCGCGGGCATCGAAGACGCCAACTGCTGGCACCTGGACGAGGAACAGATCCAGGAGCAGGTGAAGCAGCTGTTGGCCAACGGCGGCTACTACGGGGCCAGCCAGCAGCTGCGCTCCATGTTCGGCAAG GTGCGCGAGATGCTGCGGATGCGAGACTCCAACGGGGCCCGGATGCTGATCCTCATGACCGAGCAGTTTCTGCAGGACCCGCGCCTGGCCCTGTGGCGGCAGCAGGGCGCCGGCATGACGGACAAGTGCCGGCAGCTGTGGGACGAGCTGG gggccctGTGGGTCTGCGTGGTCCTGAGCCCCCACTGCAAGCCCGAGGAACGGGTGGGCTGGCTGCAGCTACTCAGCACGTGGGACAAGCTGGACTTGTGCCCCCTGGAAGAAGGCAACTACTCCTTCGacggccccagcctgcagcccaccGCAGCCCCTGGCCCAG GctccaaggaggaggaggaagaggaggaggaggcggcatCCACAACTCCCCGCCACACAGTGTTTCGCCGCgccctgcaggctgggcagcTACACTGGGGTGACGGCCACTTGCAGAGGATCCTGGCCAGCGACTCGTACGGCCCCAGCCTCACAGGCAGCGTGGGGGCCGAGAGGCTGGCCTTCGACCCCCAGGGCCGCCCCCTCTGGCTGAGCGAACCTTTCCCCACGGCCTGCGCCCGGGTGGACACTCTGCGAGCCCACGGCTACCCCCGGCAGGCCCTTCGACTAGCAGGGGCCATTGTCAACACACTGCGGGTACAGCGGAGACAGCAGCTGGACAGCtacaagcagcagaagaaag AGCTGCTGCAGAAAGGGGCTACCTGCATCACCAACGCGGAAGGCTGGGTGGGCCACCCCCTGGATCCCATTGGCTGCCTCTGCAGGGCGCTCCTAGAGGcctgctgcctggaggaggagacACTGGCCCTCTACCCAG ACCCGGGCTCCGAGAAGCGGAAGGTGGCCTACCAGCACGTGCCCGTGCCCGGGAGCCCCGGGGAGTCGTACCTGGCACTGGCGCTGGAGGTggccctgctggggctggggcagcagcggGCCCTGCCCGAGGGACTATACGCCCAGGACAAGGTGGTGCGCAACGAGGAGCAGCTGCTCGCCCTCCTGGACCAGGTGGACTTGGACGAGAGGCTGGTGCAGGTGCTGCGCAAGCAGGCGGGGCTGCTGCTGGAGG GGGGTCCCTTTAGCGGCTTTGGAGAGGTGCTGCTCCGAGAGAGCGTGCCCATGCACACCTGTGCCCGCTACCTGTTCACCGCCCTGCTGTCTCATGACCCCGAGCTGGCCTATCGCCTGGCGCTGCGAGCCATGAG GCTGCCCGTGCTGGAGCAGGCGTTCGCAGCTGGTGAGCCTCACCCCACCCCGCTGGACTCGACCGACAGCAGCCGCTTCCCCCGCTGGTTCATCCTGGGCCACCTGGAGACGCGCCAGTGCGAACTGGCCTCCACCATGCTCACGGCTGCCAAGG GAGACCCCAAGTGGCTGCACGCGGTGCTGGGCTCCATCCAGCAGAACATCCACTCCCCAGCGCTGCTCTTCAAGCTGGCGCAGGACGCCTGCAAGACGGCTACGCCGGCCAGCGCACCGCCGGACGCCACGCTGCTGGGCATCGCCCTGGAACTCGGCCTGCAG GTTATGCGGATGACCTTGAACACGATGACGTGGCGGCGGAGGGAGATGGTACGCTGGCTCGTGAGCTGTGCCACGGAGATCG gcccccaggccctgaTGAACATCATGCAGAACTGGTATACCCTCTTCACGCCCGTGGAGGCGGCCACCATCGTGGCGGTGACAGGCACCACGCACACCACGCTGCTGCGCCTGCAGCTGGACACGGCGCAGCGGGAGGAGCTGTGGGCGTGCGCGCGCACCCTGGCCCTGCAGTGTGCCATGAAAGACCCCCAGAATTGCGCGCTGCCGGCCCTGACTCTGTGCGAGAAGAACCGGGCGGCCTTCGAGGCCGCCTACCAGATCGTGCTGGACGCAGCGGCTGGCGGCCTGGGCCACGCTCACCTCTTCACCGTGGCGCGCTATATGGAGCACCGAGGCCTGCCGCTGCGGGCCTACAAGTTGGCCACGCTGGCGCTGGCTCAGCTCAGCATCGCCTTCAACCAGGACAGCCACCCGGCCGGCAACGACGTGCTCTGGGCCT TCCTGAGCCACTCCCTGGGACGGCACGAGCTGTCCGCCCTGGTCCCGTTGCTTATCCGCAGCATCCAATGCGCGCCCATGCTCTCTGATATCCTGCGGCGTTGGACGCTGTCGGCGCCGGGCCTGGGCCCGCTGGGGGCCCGGCGCGCCGCCAAGCCGCTGGGCGCTGATCGGGCCCCGCTCTGTCAGCTGCTGGACGCCGCGGTGGCCGCCTATATCACCACCAGCCACTCGCGCCTCACGCACATCAGCCCGCGGCACTACGGAGACTTCATTGAGTTCCTGGGCAAGGCACGCGAGACCTTCCTGCTGGCGCCCGATGGGCACCTGCAGTTCACCCAGTTTCTGGAGAACCTCAAACAGACCTACAAGGGCAAGAAGAAACTCATGCTTTTGGTGCGGGAACGTTTCGGCTGA
- the C20H19orf53 gene encoding leydig cell tumor 10 kDa protein homolog, which translates to MAQGQRKFQAQKPAKSKAAAKAAERARGPRKGGRVIAPKKARIVQQQKVKKELEVGIRKKIEHDVVLKASSSLPKRLALLTAPAKKKGAPS; encoded by the exons ATGGCGCAGGGGCAGCGCAAGTTCCAGGCGCAGAAACCGGCAAAGAGCAAGGCGGCGGCGAAGGCCGCGGAGCGCGCGCGGGGCCCGCGGAAAGGCG GCCGGGTTATCGCCCCCAAGAAAGCGCGCATCGTGCAGCAGCAGAAAGTCAAGAAG GAGCTGGAAGTGGGGATCCGGAAGAAGATCGAGCACGACGTGGTGCTGAAAGCCAGCAGCAGTCTTCCTAAGAGGCTGGCGCTGCtgacggcgccggccaagaagaaGGGGGCACCGTCTTGA